The proteins below come from a single Sphingomonas hankookensis genomic window:
- a CDS encoding ABC transporter ATP-binding protein: MSALQLQGLTKSYDGVDTIRGIDLDVAAGEFVVLVGSSGCGKSTVLRMIAGLETVSGGQIRIGGRDVTRVPASDRGVAMVFQSYALYPHMTVGENLSFGLKNMRVAKATIAEQVAHAAQVLELDALLDRMPNQLSGGQRQRVAIGRAIVRNPDLFLFDEPLSNLDADLRVRMRHELAALHRRLGATMIYVTHDQVEAMTLADRLVILDKGRIAQVGTPLEVYDRPANVFTAGFIGSPRINLFDAVVVGREGGVTLFDMAGGLRVGSARGAALAVGARATLGLRPEHVTLTGGGDALALPMAIEAVEALGHSTYLYGALPSGDAFRAKLDGHHAVADAITLHADPARMLVFDGDGNAVD; this comes from the coding sequence ATGAGCGCATTGCAGCTTCAGGGGCTGACCAAATCCTATGACGGGGTCGACACGATCCGTGGCATCGACCTGGACGTCGCGGCGGGCGAGTTCGTCGTGCTGGTCGGGTCGTCGGGCTGCGGCAAGTCGACCGTGCTCAGGATGATCGCGGGGCTTGAGACGGTCAGCGGCGGGCAGATTCGCATCGGCGGGCGCGACGTGACGCGGGTGCCGGCGTCGGACCGCGGCGTGGCGATGGTGTTCCAGTCCTATGCGCTGTACCCGCACATGACAGTCGGTGAGAATTTGAGCTTCGGTCTCAAGAATATGCGGGTGGCCAAGGCGACCATCGCCGAACAGGTCGCCCATGCCGCGCAGGTGCTCGAACTGGACGCGCTGCTCGACCGGATGCCCAACCAGCTGTCGGGCGGGCAGCGGCAACGGGTGGCGATCGGCCGCGCGATCGTGCGCAATCCCGACCTCTTCCTGTTCGACGAGCCGCTGTCGAACCTCGACGCCGATCTCAGGGTACGGATGCGGCACGAACTGGCCGCGCTCCACCGGCGTCTGGGCGCGACGATGATCTATGTGACGCACGATCAGGTCGAGGCGATGACGCTGGCCGACCGCCTCGTGATCCTCGACAAAGGGCGGATCGCGCAGGTCGGCACCCCGCTGGAAGTGTATGACCGGCCGGCCAATGTCTTCACCGCCGGCTTCATCGGCAGCCCGCGGATCAACCTGTTCGACGCGGTGGTGGTCGGGCGCGAGGGGGGCGTGACCCTGTTCGACATGGCCGGGGGTTTGCGCGTCGGATCGGCCCGGGGGGCGGCGCTGGCGGTGGGCGCGCGGGCGACGCTGGGGCTGCGGCCCGAACATGTGACGCTGACGGGCGGTGGCGACGCCCTGGCGCTGCCGATGGCGATCGAGGCGGTCGAGGCACTGGGCCATTCGACCTATCTCTATGGCGCGCTGCCGTCGGGCGATGCGTTCCGCGCGAAGCTGGACGGGCATCATGCGGTAGCGGACGCGATCACGCTCCATGCCGATCCGGCGCGGATGCTGGTGTTCGATGGGGACGGCAACGCGGTCGATTGA
- a CDS encoding LacI family DNA-binding transcriptional regulator, producing the protein MARAKRATLKSIASDLGVTHTSVSNAYNNPAKVSAALRDRILAHAAEVHYEGPNPAARSLRTGRCGAIGVLFNDQLSYAFTDAHDIAFLRGISSVCEEEGANIVLIPLKDKHPERLDNLTAIVDGYILNAPYKSHPTIRKALARGLPTVVVDFDAPQLPSVLTNDREMMRSVVSHLIDLGHRNIAIVTFPWSQDHGELFALDRDVSDENHVVHERVLGCRDAFDAAGVPAKGILVCETPNDEEGGARAVDRLLRRQHDLTAMVCFSDRLAYGVMARCDALGLSVPRRMSVTGYDGIDPPGRPREGLRLTTVRQNAFEKGRRAAEALLREPGKAGSPIRIAAEFVGGDSSAAAWELETE; encoded by the coding sequence ATGGCCCGCGCGAAACGTGCCACGTTGAAATCGATCGCGTCCGATCTGGGCGTCACCCATACGTCGGTGTCGAATGCGTACAACAACCCGGCCAAGGTGTCGGCGGCGCTGCGCGACCGGATCCTCGCCCATGCGGCGGAAGTTCACTATGAGGGGCCGAACCCGGCGGCGCGCTCGCTCAGGACCGGGCGGTGCGGCGCGATCGGGGTGCTGTTCAACGACCAGCTGAGCTATGCTTTCACCGACGCGCACGACATCGCGTTCCTGCGCGGCATATCGTCGGTGTGCGAGGAGGAGGGCGCCAACATCGTCCTGATTCCGCTCAAGGACAAGCATCCCGAACGGTTGGACAATCTGACCGCGATCGTCGACGGATACATACTGAACGCGCCGTACAAGAGCCATCCGACGATCCGCAAGGCGCTGGCGCGCGGGCTGCCGACGGTGGTCGTGGACTTCGACGCGCCGCAATTGCCGAGCGTGCTGACCAACGACCGCGAGATGATGCGCAGCGTCGTTTCGCACCTGATCGACCTTGGCCATCGCAACATCGCCATCGTCACCTTTCCGTGGTCGCAGGACCATGGCGAGCTGTTCGCGCTCGACCGCGACGTGTCGGACGAGAATCATGTGGTACACGAACGCGTGCTCGGCTGCCGCGACGCGTTCGATGCGGCGGGCGTGCCGGCCAAGGGCATCCTCGTGTGCGAGACGCCGAACGACGAGGAGGGCGGCGCGCGGGCAGTCGACCGGCTGCTCCGGCGGCAGCACGACCTGACCGCGATGGTCTGCTTCTCCGACCGATTGGCCTATGGCGTCATGGCGCGGTGCGATGCGCTGGGGCTGTCGGTGCCGCGGCGCATGTCGGTGACCGGCTATGACGGGATCGACCCGCCCGGCCGCCCGCGCGAGGGGTTGCGGTTGACCACCGTCCGGCAGAACGCCTTCGAGAAAGGCCGCCGCGCCGCCGAAGCCCTGCTGCGCGAACCGGGCAAGGCCGGATCGCCGATCCGCATCGCCGCCGAATTCGTGGGCGGCGACAGCAGCGCCGCCGCATGGGAGCTGGAAACCGAATGA